In Chromobacterium rhizoryzae, one genomic interval encodes:
- a CDS encoding DNA polymerase III subunit chi, producing MSRIDFYTKVADPQGFACLLAATVMRKGERLLIWFDSEQQLDTFSRQLWSFGDTRFVPHCRLGADEAADTPIWLTARLPDALEHPVLLNLGSNLPERMERFDRILEIVGRDEASLETARLRFKAYRERGYAIEHHDMSNK from the coding sequence ATGAGCAGGATTGATTTTTACACCAAAGTGGCCGACCCGCAGGGCTTCGCCTGCCTGCTGGCGGCCACGGTGATGCGCAAGGGGGAGCGGCTGCTGATCTGGTTCGACAGCGAGCAGCAGCTCGACACCTTCAGCCGGCAGCTGTGGAGCTTCGGCGATACCCGCTTCGTGCCGCACTGCAGGCTGGGCGCCGACGAGGCGGCGGACACGCCGATCTGGCTGACCGCTCGCCTGCCGGACGCGCTGGAGCACCCGGTATTGTTGAACCTGGGTTCGAATTTGCCGGAGCGGATGGAGCGCTTTGATCGTATTCTGGAAATAGTCGGACGCGACGAAGCGTCGCTGGAGACGGCGCGCCTGCGGTTCAAGGCGTATCGCGAGCGCGGTTATGCAATCGAACATCACGACATGAGCAATAAGTGA
- a CDS encoding leucyl aminopeptidase: MEFNIKSGSPEKQRVACVIVGVYESRKLTFAADLLDRISNGFISDVLRHGDMEGKLGSTLVLHSVPHTLCDRVMLVGLGKEREFRAKEYREAVRASVKALTQTSAVEAVSYLSELTVKKHDVEWMIEQAAVVTLDALYRFDRFKSKVDESVREPRKLTLAVPRRSDLADGEKGLQRGLAIGSGMKLAKDLGNLPGNVCTPSYLGEEARQMAAAFGADAEILGPKDIAELGMGSFLSVAKGSVEEARLIVLRHHGAKDKGDKPIVMVGKGITFDSGGISLKPGEGMDEMKYDMCGAATVLGAFRAAVEMNLPLNLVAIVPTCENMPNGNALKPGDIVTSMSGQTIEILNTDAEGRLILCDALTYAERFDPATVIDVATLTGACVIALGHIATALYSNQDSLARELLAAGEEVADRAWHMPLWDEYQDMLKSPFADMANIGGRPGGSITAACFLSRYAKAYDWAHLDIAGTAWKGGKDKGATARPVPLLVQFLQDRADIALGNVVRRGRPRRETPETVDDEQD, translated from the coding sequence ATGGAATTTAACATAAAAAGCGGCAGTCCGGAAAAGCAACGGGTAGCTTGCGTTATCGTCGGCGTGTACGAATCCCGCAAGCTGACCTTCGCCGCGGACCTGCTGGATCGCATCTCCAACGGCTTCATCAGCGACGTGCTGCGCCACGGCGATATGGAGGGCAAACTGGGCAGCACGCTGGTGCTGCATTCGGTGCCGCACACCCTGTGCGACCGGGTGATGCTGGTGGGCCTGGGCAAGGAGCGGGAGTTCCGCGCCAAGGAATACCGCGAGGCGGTGCGCGCCTCGGTCAAGGCCTTGACCCAGACTTCGGCGGTGGAGGCGGTCAGCTACCTGAGCGAACTGACAGTCAAGAAACACGACGTCGAGTGGATGATAGAACAGGCGGCGGTGGTGACGCTGGACGCCTTGTACCGTTTCGACCGCTTCAAGAGCAAGGTGGACGAATCGGTGCGCGAGCCGCGCAAACTGACGCTGGCGGTGCCGCGCCGCAGCGATCTCGCCGACGGCGAAAAAGGCCTGCAACGCGGCCTGGCCATCGGCAGCGGCATGAAGCTGGCCAAGGACCTGGGCAATCTGCCGGGCAATGTCTGCACCCCCAGCTATCTGGGCGAAGAAGCGCGCCAGATGGCCGCGGCCTTCGGCGCCGACGCCGAAATCCTGGGCCCCAAGGACATCGCGGAACTGGGCATGGGCTCCTTCCTGTCCGTGGCCAAGGGTAGCGTGGAAGAGGCTCGTCTGATCGTGCTGCGCCATCACGGCGCCAAGGACAAAGGCGACAAGCCCATCGTGATGGTGGGCAAGGGCATTACCTTCGACTCCGGCGGCATCTCGCTGAAACCGGGCGAGGGCATGGACGAGATGAAGTACGATATGTGCGGCGCGGCCACCGTGCTGGGCGCTTTCCGCGCCGCGGTGGAAATGAACCTGCCGCTGAACCTGGTCGCCATCGTACCCACTTGCGAGAACATGCCCAACGGCAACGCGCTGAAGCCGGGCGACATCGTCACCTCGATGTCCGGCCAGACCATCGAGATTCTGAACACCGACGCCGAGGGCCGGCTGATCCTGTGCGACGCGCTGACCTACGCCGAGCGCTTCGACCCGGCAACCGTGATCGACGTGGCTACGCTGACCGGCGCCTGCGTGATCGCGCTGGGCCATATCGCCACCGCGCTGTACAGCAATCAGGACAGTCTGGCGCGCGAACTGCTGGCCGCCGGCGAGGAAGTGGCCGATCGCGCCTGGCATATGCCGTTGTGGGACGAGTATCAGGACATGCTGAAGAGCCCGTTCGCCGACATGGCGAACATCGGCGGCCGTCCGGGCGGCAGCATCACCGCCGCCTGCTTCCTGTCGCGCTACGCCAAAGCATACGACTGGGCGCATCTGGACATCGCCGGCACCGCCTGGAAGGGCGGCAAGGACAAGGGCGCCACCGCGCGTCCGGTGCCTTTGCTGGTGCAGTTCCTGCAAGACCGCGCCGACATCGCGCTGGGCAATGTGGTGCGCCGCGGCCGTCCGCGCCGCGAAACCCCTGAAACGGTGGACGATGAGCAGGATTGA
- the lptF gene encoding LPS export ABC transporter permease LptF, which produces MVFQKSLTRELTLSALGVFIVLLAIIVSTQAVNLLGRAAEGQMANEAVAAVLGFTTLGFFPVLMILTVFATILVVLTRIWRDHEMVVWLSSGLSLSNWVWPVMRFTLPLAVLIAGVTLFIGPWADQRSQDYAEQIKRREEVSAISPGVFKESASSNKVYFIENYSGEHGAATNIFMQEITDGKVATIFAKSGFITTKPDGERVVVLEHGQRYVGEPGSANYEVAEFQRYTAGIGESQQMPGPSGNRQAIPTAQLLSQDSADYRAELAWRLSMPISCVILALLAIPMSYFNPRSGQTYNLLLSLLVFFVYQNGLTVARNWVAQGKAGVWLVLLVHLAMLALALALLSYRNRPARPIGQALSLLFRKS; this is translated from the coding sequence ATGGTTTTTCAAAAAAGCCTGACTCGCGAGCTGACTTTGAGCGCTTTAGGCGTTTTCATCGTGCTCCTGGCGATTATCGTTTCCACTCAGGCAGTCAATCTGCTGGGCCGCGCGGCCGAAGGACAGATGGCCAACGAGGCCGTTGCCGCGGTGCTTGGCTTCACTACGCTGGGCTTTTTCCCGGTATTGATGATTTTGACGGTTTTCGCCACCATTTTAGTGGTGTTGACCCGTATTTGGCGCGATCACGAGATGGTGGTCTGGCTCAGTTCCGGCCTGTCTCTGAGCAATTGGGTGTGGCCGGTGATGCGCTTCACCCTGCCGCTGGCGGTGCTGATCGCCGGCGTCACCCTGTTCATCGGTCCCTGGGCCGATCAGCGCAGCCAGGACTATGCAGAACAGATCAAACGCCGCGAGGAGGTTTCCGCGATCTCTCCCGGCGTGTTCAAGGAATCGGCCTCGTCCAACAAGGTGTATTTCATCGAGAACTACTCCGGCGAGCACGGCGCGGCCACCAATATTTTCATGCAGGAAATCACCGACGGCAAAGTGGCGACGATTTTCGCCAAATCCGGTTTTATTACCACTAAGCCGGACGGCGAGCGCGTGGTGGTGCTGGAACACGGCCAACGCTACGTCGGCGAACCCGGCAGCGCCAACTACGAGGTGGCGGAATTCCAGCGCTACACCGCCGGCATCGGCGAAAGCCAGCAGATGCCGGGCCCGTCCGGCAATCGCCAGGCCATTCCCACCGCCCAGCTGCTGAGCCAGGACTCCGCCGACTACCGCGCCGAGCTGGCCTGGCGGCTGTCCATGCCGATCAGCTGCGTGATCCTGGCCCTGCTGGCGATTCCGATGTCCTATTTCAACCCGCGCAGCGGCCAGACCTACAATCTCTTGCTGTCGCTGCTGGTTTTCTTCGTTTATCAGAACGGACTGACCGTGGCCCGCAACTGGGTGGCCCAGGGCAAGGCCGGCGTCTGGCTGGTGCTTCTGGTGCATCTGGCCATGCTGGCGCTGGCGCTGGCGCTATTGAGCTACCGCAACCGCCCGGCCCGTCCCATCGGCCAGGCCTTGTCCCTGCTGTTCCGGAAATCCTGA
- the lptG gene encoding LPS export ABC transporter permease LptG codes for MKLIHRYIVATLSQATLFTLLALLGLYGFFDLLAEVPNLGKGTYTLGKMLGYVALLMPGHAYELMPLAVLIGGMVAMTQLATNSEYTVIRTSGVTLPQIAATLLKFGLGFALLTVLLGEVVAPRTGQQAQSLKLSATHSMVAQEFRSGIWVKDNQNFINVHEMLPDTSLLGVRIYTYDDNFRLVRTRYAERGSFSKDEQQWRLINVRETTLTADQAVSRHYPELSWKSIVEPEILSVLLVVPEQMSASALLTYLEHLRSNKQQTQRYEIALWSKLFYPLACISMALVALAFTPQQRRHGQLGIRLFGGICLGIAFHFVNRLFGHLGLLYDWNPILSATLPTLLFLVAGVAIIARQERR; via the coding sequence ATGAAACTGATTCATCGCTACATCGTCGCCACCCTGAGCCAGGCGACCTTGTTCACCCTGCTGGCCCTGCTGGGCCTGTACGGCTTCTTCGACCTGCTGGCCGAGGTGCCCAATCTGGGCAAGGGCACTTACACCCTGGGCAAGATGCTGGGCTATGTCGCGCTGCTGATGCCCGGCCACGCCTATGAACTGATGCCGCTGGCGGTCTTGATCGGCGGCATGGTGGCGATGACCCAGCTGGCCACCAACAGCGAATACACGGTGATACGCACCAGCGGCGTGACCCTGCCGCAGATCGCCGCCACGCTGTTGAAATTCGGCCTCGGCTTCGCCCTGCTCACCGTGCTGCTGGGCGAGGTGGTGGCGCCGCGCACCGGCCAGCAGGCGCAGAGCCTGAAGCTGTCCGCCACCCACTCCATGGTGGCGCAGGAGTTCCGTTCCGGCATCTGGGTCAAGGACAATCAGAACTTCATCAACGTCCATGAAATGCTGCCGGACACCTCGCTGCTGGGCGTGCGCATCTACACCTACGACGATAATTTCCGCCTGGTGCGCACCCGTTACGCCGAACGCGGCTCCTTCTCCAAAGACGAGCAGCAATGGCGGCTGATCAATGTGCGCGAAACCACGCTGACCGCGGACCAGGCCGTCAGCCGTCATTACCCCGAGCTGTCCTGGAAATCCATCGTCGAGCCGGAAATCCTGTCCGTGCTGCTGGTGGTGCCGGAACAGATGTCGGCCAGCGCGCTGCTGACCTATCTGGAGCATTTGCGCAGCAATAAACAGCAAACCCAGCGCTACGAGATCGCCTTGTGGAGCAAGCTGTTCTATCCGCTGGCCTGCATCTCAATGGCGCTGGTGGCCCTGGCCTTCACTCCGCAGCAGCGCCGCCACGGCCAACTGGGCATCCGTCTGTTCGGCGGCATCTGCCTGGGCATCGCCTTTCACTTCGTGAATCGCCTGTTCGGCCATCTGGGCCTGTTGTACGACTGGAACCCCATCCTGTCCGCCACCCTGCCCACCTTGCTGTTCCTGGTGGCCGGCGTCGCCATCATCGCCAGACAGGAAAGGCGCTGA